The nucleotide sequence CCGGAGATGTCACAGAAGGTGTTACAAACTCAACACCTAAAGCTCCATCACCGGTTTTACCGTTATATTTATTACGATCGAATGGGTCCTGAGCTAAGTCAGCCACCCAGGTTGAATGAATATCACCCGTCAACACGATGAAGTTATCGATATTGTTTTGCTCCAGGTGATTAAACAGACGACGACGGGTCGACGTATAACCATCCCAGGTATCCAGGAAGAAAGAGGCACCGCCACCTAACTTATCTGGCAGAGCAACCGGGCCAATTTGTTGGATCTGAACCTGCTGACCACAAATTTTCCACTTAGCAGACGAAGTTGAAAGCTGGTTATGCAGCCATTGCTCCTGATCGAAGCCCAGCAAGGTGCGGTTAGGATCATGACGCTCTGATTGAGTGAAGAAACCTACCTGTTCATCACGGCCTTCAACCCGGGTATCCAGCACCATCAGATCAACCAGGTTACCAAACTGCAGCTTACGGTATACCGCTTCCAGATCATCCGGCTGATTACGGATTGGCATCCACTCAAAATACGCCTGTTTAGCCGCACGCTTACGTGCGATGAAATCGCCTTCACCGTCGTTATGATTCTCGGCACCGTCTTTCCAGGTATCGTTCGCAAACTCGTGATCATCCCAGGTAACAATAAACGGATATTGCTGATGCAGCGCTTTTAAATCCGGGTCGCGCTTATACAAGTTGTGACGCTGACGGTAATCGCTCAGTGACACAATTTCATTTTTAGGCAGCAGCGCACGCTGTTCACGCAGGTTTTTATCGTCGTACTCACCTTCGGCATATTCATAAATGTAATCGCCCAAGTGAACCACTGCATCCAGGTCATTACGCTCAGATAAAATACGATACACATTAAAATAACCGTGCGGAAAACTGGAGCAGGAAACAACGGCAAGGCGCAGACGATCCAGGCCAGTTTCTGCGGCGGTTTTGGTACGGCCAATTTCGGATTTTTTATCGCCGGCTTCAAACTGATAGTAATACCAGGTATTTGGCATCAGGCCATCGGCGTCTACTTTAACGGTGTAATCACGCTCAGCATTGGTGGTGAACACGCCACTGTTGGCTTCATCGGTCATCTCGATATCACGGCAAATGCGCCATTTCACATCAATGGTAGCGTTCACTTGTGGCGTAATGCGAGTCCATAAAATCACGCGATCACTGAGCGGATCGCCCGATGCCACACCATGACCAAAATCAGCAATCACTTTATCAGCCAGTGGATCTACCGGTGGCTTCGAAGACATCGCAGCTGCCGGGCCTGCAACCGAAGCAGCAGCACCAGCCAATCCTAAATTTTTCAGTAACGAACGACGAGAAACAGACATAATTATTCCCTCAAGGGCATCCTTAGCGACACTGCTCTCTTCAGTGCCGCTTATGCTTGTATTAATAAATGATCGGGGTTGTGCGAAAAATAAGGCGTATCGTTTTATTGACGCGTCAGGGTCTGGCTGAAGGCCGCCTGGTATTCACCACTGACTTTATCAACGGTGTATGCCGTTCCACGGAATTCATCCCCTTCAATTTCGATGTAGAAGAAGCCCAGTACACCATCTTCCTGCCAGTAAGCTTCGTTACGGTCACGGTTGGTCAGGTCACGGGTTTTACCACCAGCGCCCGATACCATGTGGAAGGTTTTACCGCAGCTGTCGGTTGGCTTCAGCCATTGCAGCTCATGATCGTGTCCGGCAATCATGACATCAACCTGATTGCACACATTGTCTTTTAAAAAGTTGCGATAAATGATGCCCGCACCCGGGAAACCATCATAAATACCCGCATTATTATGGCGACCATTAGAAATATAAGCATGATGCGCGTAAGCAATTTTCCAGGGAGCCGTTGAATTCTGAAGCTGCAGGTTAAACCAGTTAGCTTGCTTCTTGCGATACGGGAACTGGAAATATTCATGATCAGCATCCGCTACACCCGCCAGCGGGTTAGAGTCCAGCGCAAAAAACTCAACCAATGGGTTGATGTCATTCGCTGGGGCGGTGAAGTTGTAATAACGCGCAGGCATGTTCCATTTGTCACTGGTGCGATTTTCTTTGTAGTGATAAGCCACCTGAATATCACCTTTGTCATTGTCCAGGCCATCGCCACCAATGATCCAGGTATTATCGTGATTGCCTAATGCCATATAAAACGGAAAATCCAATTTAGCGTACGGATCTTCAAATTTGGTCTCAAACTGAATGTCATCCGTGGAATCCGCGCCAGATTCATAAATGTTATCGCCCAGTCCAATGGCGAAATCACAACCACGCTCAGCACAGACCTTTTCCATCACGTCGGCCACTTTGTACTGACCGTCTTCACCCGTTCCCATATCACCAATGGCAATAAAGCGAACAATTTTTCCCGGGGCTGGCGTTGGCTCTGGTGCGGGTTCTGGGGTTTTTGACATAGCCATCGCCTGGCCACTGATCATGCTG is from Bacterioplanoides sp. SCSIO 12839 and encodes:
- a CDS encoding alkaline phosphatase, whose product is MSVSRRSLLKNLGLAGAAASVAGPAAAMSSKPPVDPLADKVIADFGHGVASGDPLSDRVILWTRITPQVNATIDVKWRICRDIEMTDEANSGVFTTNAERDYTVKVDADGLMPNTWYYYQFEAGDKKSEIGRTKTAAETGLDRLRLAVVSCSSFPHGYFNVYRILSERNDLDAVVHLGDYIYEYAEGEYDDKNLREQRALLPKNEIVSLSDYRQRHNLYKRDPDLKALHQQYPFIVTWDDHEFANDTWKDGAENHNDGEGDFIARKRAAKQAYFEWMPIRNQPDDLEAVYRKLQFGNLVDLMVLDTRVEGRDEQVGFFTQSERHDPNRTLLGFDQEQWLHNQLSTSSAKWKICGQQVQIQQIGPVALPDKLGGGASFFLDTWDGYTSTRRRLFNHLEQNNIDNFIVLTGDIHSTWVADLAQDPFDRNKYNGKTGDGALGVEFVTPSVTSPALPPVVGDIAAAALKSSSPHLKFCDMVHHGFFILDVTQERAQADWYYVNTIEKKSTAHYHEVSYKTDNGSNRLSEADRPVTGIRNPVPFAPKA
- a CDS encoding metallophosphoesterase, which encodes MNKTTLFSVMAASMISGQAMAMSKTPEPAPEPTPAPGKIVRFIAIGDMGTGEDGQYKVADVMEKVCAERGCDFAIGLGDNIYESGADSTDDIQFETKFEDPYAKLDFPFYMALGNHDNTWIIGGDGLDNDKGDIQVAYHYKENRTSDKWNMPARYYNFTAPANDINPLVEFFALDSNPLAGVADADHEYFQFPYRKKQANWFNLQLQNSTAPWKIAYAHHAYISNGRHNNAGIYDGFPGAGIIYRNFLKDNVCNQVDVMIAGHDHELQWLKPTDSCGKTFHMVSGAGGKTRDLTNRDRNEAYWQEDGVLGFFYIEIEGDEFRGTAYTVDKVSGEYQAAFSQTLTRQ